In Setaria italica strain Yugu1 chromosome IX, Setaria_italica_v2.0, whole genome shotgun sequence, the genomic stretch CAGCTCTGGTTGCCGATAGTGTTTTTTAAGTAACCACCAAAAACACTTTATGTAACAATGCACATATCAGGTGAGTTACATTGTTTCTTCATATTTTGTTCTTTCCCTCTTGCATCTGAAATAATCGTTTGCCTTTACAGTTCTAACTAATACTGAGCTTCTCTCTCATGGCCTCTGCCTGCAGGATATCTTGTGCCATATACACTCCCTGATGCCAATGAGAGATGCTGCCCAAGCTGCCTGTGTGTCTCGCGCTTTTCTACATTCCTGGAGAAGCCATCCCAACCTTGATTTCAGTAAGAAAACATTGGGATCGAATAAAAAAACATATGGAAATGGTGAGGTCGCCAGAGATTTCTCTAGTAAAGTTGACCACATTCTGAGAAAGCACTCAGGCATTGGTGTGAAGAAACTCAAGATTCATATGCCCGAATTTTGCAATGCAAAGGACTCCTGTTATCTGGACAGTTGGCTTCAGATTGCTGTTATACCAGGAATTGAAGATCTTGTACTAGCACTGTGGAAAGCAAAATATAACTTCCCATACTCACTCTTATCTAATGGGAGTGGAGACTCAATACGATCTCTTCATCTTGCCGGTTGTTCCTTCCGTCCCACATCTGAACTTGGTGGGTTAAGAACCCTAACAAGACTGCATCTTCGTGATGTCTGTATCAAGGGGGGCGAGTTAGGGTCCCTTCTTTCTAGTTCTTTGACTTTGGAGCAATTGGAAATCATGAATTGTGATGGGATTGTTTGCCTGAAGGTACCTTGCTTGCTGCAGCGTCTCAGCAACCTAAAGGTATTTGAATGCCGCACGCTTCGAGTGATAGACAGCAAAGCTCCAAATATATCAAGATTTTCCTTTACTGGAGATCATAGAGTTAAATTATCACTTGGAGAAGCATTGCAAATGAATAACCTATTCATGTGCTTCTCTGGCGCAGTCCATTACGCTCGTGTTGAACTTCCATCCAGCATGCCAAACCTTGAAACTGCTACCATATATTCGGGAAGTGAGGTATACTCTTAATTTTGAGTTGACTACCGATGTCCATACACTACAGGAGTCATACCTTGGAGTATTAAATAATTTGGCATCTTTATGCAGATAGTTGATACACCAATGCTGCATAGCAAATACGCCCACCTCAAGAATCTAAGTATTGCTCTCATAGCTCTAACATTTCCTCCGACCTATGATTATTTTTCTCTGGCCTCCTTTTTTGATGCCTGTCCCTCGTTGGAGATTTTCTTGTTGGATGTAAGTTGTCGTGATTCATATTGCATGATATTAATAGCTATCACAGTGAAACAAtgactataa encodes the following:
- the LOC101756082 gene encoding uncharacterized protein LOC101756082 isoform X1, yielding MSMERQPDRWRRQVQAPDGLITSRAKSKGSPCLQDDDSQSGEIQIYSGPSLPEDILCHIHSLMPMRDAAQAACVSRAFLHSWRSHPNLDFSKKTLGSNKKTYGNGEVARDFSSKVDHILRKHSGIGVKKLKIHMPEFCNAKDSCYLDSWLQIAVIPGIEDLVLALWKAKYNFPYSLLSNGSGDSIRSLHLAGCSFRPTSELGGLRTLTRLHLRDVCIKGGELGSLLSSSLTLEQLEIMNCDGIVCLKVPCLLQRLSNLKVFECRTLRVIDSKAPNISRFSFTGDHRVKLSLGEALQMNNLFMCFSGAVHYARVELPSSMPNLETATIYSGSEIVDTPMLHSKYAHLKNLSIALIALTFPPTYDYFSLASFFDACPSLEIFLLDVSQRKMEHVSILGDPSGLRHLRGQHHHKIKSVKILGFTSSKSLVELTCHVVENITSLELLTLEAHQSTVRCSVPAHNCRKCSPLPIDVLMEAERALFAIRAFIEPKVSSKVKLNIVEPCRQCHAAELARLG
- the LOC101756082 gene encoding putative F-box/FBD/LRR-repeat protein At4g03220 isoform X2, whose translation is MSMERQPDRWRRQVQAPDGLITSRAKSKGSPCLQDDDSQSGEIQIYSGPSLPEDILCHIHSLMPMRDAAQAACVSRAFLHSWRSHPNLDFSKKTLGSNKKTYGNGEVARDFSSKVDHILRKHSGIGVKKLKIHMPEFCNAKDSCYLDSWLQIAVIPGIEDLVLALWKAKYNFPYSLLSNGSGDSIRSLHLAGCSFRPTSELGGLRTLTRLHLRDVCIKGGELGSLLSSSLTLEQLEIMNCDGIVCLKVPCLLQRLSNLKSITLVLNFHPACQTLKLLPYIREVR